Proteins encoded by one window of Halorubrum ruber:
- a CDS encoding cupin domain-containing protein, producing MGYDTTAYDDVEPRAPGMYFLRDALDCEHLGVTVVEADDGWEGMEHDHADGDHEEVYVLLHGEATLTVDGDAVDLDPGDAVRVDPGSTRDLAFSADGSKMIVAGAP from the coding sequence ATGGGCTACGACACGACGGCCTACGACGATGTCGAACCGCGCGCGCCCGGGATGTACTTCCTCCGCGACGCGCTCGACTGCGAGCACCTCGGCGTGACCGTCGTCGAGGCCGACGACGGCTGGGAGGGGATGGAACACGACCACGCCGACGGCGACCACGAGGAGGTGTACGTGCTGCTCCACGGCGAGGCAACGCTCACCGTCGACGGGGACGCCGTCGACTTGGACCCCGGCGACGCGGTCCGCGTCGACCCCGGGTCTACCCGCGACCTCGCCTTCTCCGCGGACGGCTCGAAGATGATTGTCGCCGGCGCACCTTGA